In Populus trichocarpa isolate Nisqually-1 unplaced genomic scaffold, P.trichocarpa_v4.1 scaffold_820, whole genome shotgun sequence, the following are encoded in one genomic region:
- the LOC7457764 gene encoding high affinity nitrate transporter 2.5, translated as MEIEGQATVKESQPPKFALPVDSEHKATEFRLFSVAAPHMQAFHLSWVSFFACFVSTFAAPPLLPIIRDNLNLTASDIGNAGIASVSGAVFARVAMGTACDLFGPRLASASLILLTAPAVYFTSIASSSTSFLLVRFFTGFSLSTFVSTQFWMSSMFSAPVVGTANGVAGGWGNLGGGATQLIMPLVFGLIRDIGAIKFTAWRIAFFIPALFQTLSAFAVLIFGKDLPDGNFRRLQKAGDKTKDKFTNVFYHGITNYRGWILALSYGYCFGVELTIDNIVAEYFYDRFDLKLHTAGMIAASFGLANIVSRPGGGMISDAVAKRFGMRGRLWALWIVQTLGGVFCIILGRVGSLGASVVVMIVFSLFCQAACGLTFGVVPFVSRRSLGLISGMTGGGGNVGAVLTQLIFFKGSKYSKERGIMLMGVMIICCTLPICFIHFPQWGGMFCGPSSAKTATEEDYYLSEWTSEEKEKGLHLSSLKFADNSRRERGRKEGSETRPVDESPSTKV; from the exons ATGGAGATAGAAGGGCAAGCCACTGTAAAGGAATCTCAGCCTCCAAAATTCGCTCTTCCAGTGGATTCAGAACACAAGGCAACTGAGTTCCGGTTGTTCTCAGTAGCTGCCCCTCACATGCAGGCATTCCATCTGTCTTGGGTTTCTTTCTTTGCCTGTTTTGTCTCTACTTTTGCTGCTCCACCCCTTCTTCCTATCATACGTGACAACCTCAACCTCACTGCCTCTGACATTGGTAATGCGGGCATTGCATCAGTGTCAGGTGCAGTTTTTGCTCGAGTTGCTATGGGGACTGCTTGTGACCTCTTTGGACCCCGTCTAGCCTCTGCCTCATTGATCCTCCTCACTGCACCAGCAGTTTACTTCACTTCCATCGCCTCATCTTCTACTTCTTTTCTCCTGGTGCGTTTTTTCACTGGCTTCTCTCTGTCCACTTTTGTCTCGACTCAATTCTGGATGAGCTCTATGTTTTCAGCCCCGGTAGTTGGCACGGCTAATGGCGTTGCAGGAGGTTGGGGTAACCTTGGCGGTGGGGCAACGCAACTGATCATGCCCCTTGTGTTTGGCCTCATCCGTGACATTGGAGCCATCAAATTTACAGCTTGGAGAATTGCGTTTTTCATTCCTGCCCTGTTTCAGACACTATCGGCATTTGCAGTCTTGATCTTTGGCAAGGACTTGCCGGACGGAAACTTTAGGCGGCTGCAGAAAGCAGGGgataaaacaaaagataaattcaCTAATGTCTTCTATCATGGAATCACAAATTACAGAGGGTGGATCCTGGCGCTCAGTTATGGGTATTGTTTTGGGGTAGAGCTGACAATAGACAACATTGTCGCAGAATACTTCTATGACAGATTTGACCTCAAACTCCATACAGCAGGAATGATTGCAGCCAGTTTTGGTCTAGCAAACATTGTTTCTCGACCAGGTGGTGGAATGATCTCAGATGCAGTAGCGAAGAGGTTTGGAATGAGGGGGAGGTTGTGGGCTTTGTGGATAGTGCAGACCTTGGGAGGTGTTTTCTGCATCATACTTGGACGAGTTGGATCTTTAGGCGCATCCGTTGTGGTGATGATTGTGTTCTCTTTATTCTGCCAAGCAGCATGTGGACTAACATTTGGGGTGGTGCCTTTTGTCTCACGAAG GTCATTGGGGCTGATATCTGGTATGACTGGAGGTGGTGGAAACGTGGGTGCAGTTCTAACTCAACTAATTTTCTTCAAAGGATCCAAATACTCAAAAGAGAGAGGGATAATGCTCATGGGTGTCATGATTATATGCTGCACTCTTCCAATTTGTTTTATACACTTCCCACAATGGGGTGGAATGTTTTGTGGCCCATCATCTGCAAAGACCGCTACAGAGGAAGACTACTACTTGTCCGAATGGACTTCagaggagaaggagaaaggCCTGCATCTATCAAGCTTAAAGTTCGCAGATAACAGCAGACGTGAAAGAGGTAGAAAAGAAGGTTCTGAAACCAGGCCAGTAGATGAAAGCCCATCAACAAAAGTCTAG
- the LOC127904876 gene encoding uncharacterized protein LOC127904876, protein MVLCCCAANNDNYKLQVRDWIIEGQYSLTDPGESMIDKASIKFGRLGKPSTNLPSTHSSFPCFGTAPTCEVHPDPVLLRTVLSFAFPGQEYKLHSSSARYLSSLSMYMILQTQENAGLSLS, encoded by the exons ATGGTTCTATGTTGTTGTGCAGCCAATAATGATAATTACAAGCTACAAGTGAGAGATTGGATCATAGAAGGTCAATATAGCCTAACTGATCCAGGTGAAAGTATGATAGATAAAG CTTCCATAAAGTTTGGGAGGCTGGGGAAACCGTCCACAAATCTGCCTTCTACACATTCTAGCTTTCCTTGCTTCGGAACTGCTCCAACATGTGAAGTGCATCCCGACCCAGTACTACTTAGAACAGTTTTGAGTTTTGCCTTTCCAG GGCAAGAGTACAAGTTGCATAGTTCTAGTGCAAGGTATTTGTCTTCTTTGTCGATGTATATGATTCTTCAAACCCAAGAAAATGCTGGGCTTTCCCTGAGTTAG
- the LOC7457765 gene encoding galactinol--sucrose galactosyltransferase — protein sequence MAPSLSKNALDVMGLVDGEQPLSITLEGKNFLANGHPVLTEVPTNIIATPSPFLSSNKTKNLVGCFVGFDAHEPKSHHVVPIGKLSGIRFMSIFRFKVWWTTHWIGNSGKDVEHETQIMILDRNDLGRPYVLLLPLLEGPFRASLQPGVNDNVDICVESGSSQVCGSSFRSCLYMHVGDDPYSLVKEAMKVIRVHLGTFRLLEEKTPPGIVDKFGWCTWDAFYLTVHPKGVREGVKGLVEGGCPPGMVLIDDGWQSICHDDDPISEQEGMNRTAAGEQMPCRLVKFEENYKFRDYESPKVPSGRGMSAFIRDLKEEFGTIEHVYIWHAVCGYWGGVRPAVGGNMPESRVISPKLSPSLQMTMEDLAVDKIVNNGVGLVQPELAYKMYEGLHSHLESAGIDGVKVDVIHLLEMLSEEFGGRVALAEAYYKALTASVRKHFKGNGVIASMEHCNDFMFLGTEAIALGRVGDDFWCTDPSGDPNGTYWLQGCHMVHCAYNSLWMGNFIHPDWDMFQSTHPCAEFHAASRAISGGPIYVSDSVGKHNFKLLKALVLPDGSILRCQYYALPARDCLFEDPLHDGKTMLKIWNLNKYTGVLGIFNCQGGGWCPVARRNKSANQFSQSVTCSASPKDIEWNSGKSPISVKGVDVFAVYMFKEKKVRLLKSSEKLEISLEPFNYDLLTVSPVTVLPRKSIQFAPIGLVNMLNTGGAIQSVMVVDDESLIRIGVKGSGEMRVFASGNPVSCKIDGVDVEFCFHDQMVTIQVPWPSSPKLSVMEFLF from the exons ATGGCTCCCAGCTTAAGCAAGAATGCCCTGGATGTTATGGGGCTGGTGGATGGTGAACAACCATTGTCAATAACTCTAGAAGGAAAAAACTTTCTTGCTAATGGCCATCCAGTTCTCACTGAAGTCCCTACTAACATTATAGCCACACCATCACCATTTCTTTCTTCAAACAAGACCAAGAACCTGGTCGGCTGCTTTGTGGGGTTTGATGCTCATGAACCCAAAAGCCATCATGTTGTTCCCATTGGCAAGCTCAGTGGCATAAGATTCATGAGTATATTCAGGTTCAAGGTCTGGTGGACAACCCACTGGATTGGCAATAGTGGGAAGGATGTGGAGCACGAGACACAGATTATGATCTTGGACAGAAATGACCTGGGACGCCCCTATGTCCTGCTACTTCCACTCCTTGAAGGGCCTTTCAGGGCTTCTCTTCAGCCTGGGGTTAACGACAACGTCGACATTTGTGTGGAAAGTGGGTCCTCGCAAGTGTGTGGGTCCAGCTTCAGGAGTTGCTTGTACATGCATGTTGGCGATGATCCATATAGTCTTGTTAAGGAAGCCATGAAGGTGATTAGAGTCCATTTGGGCACTTTTAGGCTTCTCGAAGAGAAAACCCCACCAGGTATTGTAGATAAATTTGGTTGGTGCACCTGGGATGCATTTTATCTTACCGTACACCCCAAAGGTGTACGGGAGGGTGTTAAGGGCCTCGTGGAGGGTGGGTGCCCTCCAGGTATGGTCCTTATTGATGATGGGTGGCAGTCAATATGCCATGACGACGATCCCATTAGTGAGCAAGAAGGCATGAATCGCACGGCTGCCGGAGAGCAAATGCCATGTAGATTAGTAAAATTTGAAGAGAATTACAAGTTTAGGGACTATGAGAGTCCTAAGGTGCCCTCTGGCAGGGGCATGAGCGCGTTTATTAGAGACCTTAAAGAGGAGTTTGGGACAATAGAGCACGTGTATATTTGGCATGCTGTTTGTGGATACTGGGGTGGGGTTAGACCCGCTGTCGGTGGGAACATGCCGGAGTCTAGGGTCATTAGTCCTAAGTTGTCGCCGAGTCTGCAGATGACGATGGAAGATCTAGCGGTGGATAAGATCGTCAACAATGGAGTAGGACTGGTCCAGCCAGAGCTGGCCTACAAGATGTACGAGGGACTCCACTCTCATCTCGAATCTGCTGGGATCGATGGTGTGAAAGTTGATGTTATTCAT CTGCTAGAAATGCTATCCGAGGAATTTGGCGGTCGGGTGGCTCTTGCTGAAGCTTATTACAAGGCACTAACGGCTTCTGTGAGGAAGCATTTCAAAGGGAATGGAGTCATTGCTAGTATGGAGCACTGCAATGACTTTATGTTCCTTGGTACAGAGGCCATTGCTCTAGGACGTGTTG GGGATGATTTTTGGTGCACCGACCCATCAGGGGATCCGAATGGGACATACTGGCTACAGGGGTGTCACATGGTGCACTGTGCCTACAATAGCTTGTGGATGGGCAATTTTATACACCCAGATTGGGACATGTTCCAATCCACCCATCCTTGTGCTGAATTCCATGCGGCATCGAGGGCTATTTCGGGTGGACCAATTTACGTGAGCGATTCTGTTGGCAAGCACAACTTCAAGCTGCTGAAGGCCCTGGTGTTGCCTGATGGGTCCATTTTGCGCTGCCAATATTATGCACTTCCTGCTAGAGACTGCCTGTTTGAAGACCCGTTACATGATGGGAAAACTATGCTCAAGATTTGGAATCTTAACAAA TATACAGGAGTTCTAGGAATCTTCAATTGCCAAGGTGGAGGATGGTGCCCCGTAGCAAGGAGAAACAAGAGTGCCAACCAGTTTTCACAAAGTGTGACCTGTTCGGCCAGTCCCAAAGATATTGAATGGAACAGTGGAAAGAGCCCAATATCTGTAAAAGGAGTAGACGTATTCGCTGTTTATATGttcaaggaaaagaaagtgAGGCTGTTGAAGTCATCAGAGAAGTTGGAGATTTCCCTTGAACCATTCAATTATGACCTGCTTACAGTTTCTCCAGTGACAGTATTaccaagaaaatcaattcaatttgcTCCCATTGGACTAGTGAACATGCTTAATACTGGAGGTGCAATCCAGTCAGTAATGGTTGTTGATGATGAAAGCTTGATAAGAATCGGGGTCAAGGGAAGTGGAGAGATGAGGGTGTTTGCATCAGGAAACCCAGTGAGTTGCAAGATTGATGGGGTAGATGTTGAGTTCTGCTTCCATGATCAAATGGTCACCATTCAAGTCCCGTGGCCTAGTTCTCCCAAATTGTCTGTGATGGAGTTCTTGTTTTAA
- the LOC18105847 gene encoding uncharacterized protein LOC18105847 isoform X1 — protein MDTSRYMDKQITQLSKSQPFNFLDDDDEQEEEEENGDHGFEFNTFRSLSKSHNKVLDGTNLRGWSSMDCIDSAKFSTEKVGIFSNAALIFEIDVKMKEHADILLHSVECLSTRVSQLESRTHQIENVVDDLKESMDFNQGKTDGKLREIKNILVEVQGGVQDLRDKQDIAEAQLQLAKLQMSKNNQQVEKLNAIVKAGWSQEALSSVSQQSHQLLPIPGASPQLLAPSSSVTNLPPQIHPPATSVATASQLSTHLLQNQTAISSVPQQEPYNPALVPTPERIYQQYQVPPAQQSQLIPYYHQPYQPMPHFPQNLQLPELPQVHPASTMVNPQVPGHHSEEVPCTPSHSIFQPPGRSPPLQQYNTGSTQQIYPQLSNRNYVESNSASLLPQGLPLHGKTNITDSYRYGASPRNYGSSSIKPSQPFPSPTVLGGESNYTQLPTARILPHAIPTASNVDAGSGSGSGGSGNRRPVDDVIDNVAAMGFHRDLVRETVIKLMENGQSVDLNAVLDKLMNSG, from the exons aTGGATACTTCAAGGTACATGGATAAGCAAATCACCCAACTTTCCAAATCCCAGCCCTTCAATTTCTTGGACGATGATgatgaacaagaagaagaagaagaaaatggagaTCACGGCTTCGAATTCAACACTTTTCGCTCTCTTTCAAAATCCCACAACAAAGTTCTTGATGGAACCAACCTCAGG GGTTGGAGCTCAATGGATTGCATTGATTCTGCAAAATTCTCCACTGAGAAAGTTGGGATTTTCAGCAATGCAGCATTGATTTTTGAGATTGATGTAAAGATGAAGGAGCATGCTGACATATTGCTACACTCTGTGGAGTGTCTCAGCACTCGAGTGTCTCAATTGGAAAGTAGAACACACCAAATAGAAaatgttgttgatgatttaaaGGAATCAATGGATTTTAATCAAGGGAAAACTGATGGAAAGCTAAGGGAAATAAAGAATATTCTTGTGGAG GTTCAGGGTGGTGTCCAAGATTTGAGAGATAAACAAGATATAGCAGAGGCTCAGCTGCAACTGGCAAAGCTTCAAATGTCCAAAAATAACCAGCAAGTGGAAAAACTAAATGCTATTGTTAAAGCAGGTTGGAGTCAAGAAGCACTGTCATCAGTCTCTCAGCAATCCCACCAGCTGCTTCCCATTCCAGGTGCTTCTCCACAACTTCTTGCTCCCTCTTCTAGTGTTACGAACCTACCTCCTCAGATTCATCCTCCAGCAACATCTGTAGCAACAGCATCACAGCTTTCCACCCACCTGCTCCAGAACCAGACTGCTATCTCCTCTGTTCCACAGCAAGAACCTTACAATCCAGCGCTAGTTCCTACTCCAGAAAGAATATATCAGCAATACCAGGTCCCTCCAGCTCAGCAGTCGCAATTAATACCCTATTATCACCAACCTTATCAACCAATGCCTCATTTTCCCCAAAACTTGCAGTTACCCGAACTGCCTCAAGTGCACCCAGCTTCCACCATGGTTAATCCTCAAGTCCCAGGCCATCATTCTGAAGAAGTTCCTTGCACACCTTCTCATAGCATCTTTCAGCCACCTGGCAGGTCTCCACCTCTCCAACAGTATAACACGGGCTCTACTCAGCAGATCTATCCTCAACTTTCAAACAGGAATTATGTAGAGTCTAATTCTGCAAGTTTGCTACCACAAGGACTGCCACTACATGGGAAAACAAATATTACGGACTCCTATCGTTACGGTGCTTCTCCAAGAAACTATGGCAGTTCATCTATAAAACCATCGCAGCCCTTTCCATCTCCTACAGTCCTGGGCGGTGAAAGCAATTACACACAATTGCCCACTGCCCGTATACTACCACATGCTATCCCAACTGCCTCTAATGTGGATGCTGGATCAGGATCAGGTTCTGGTGGGAGTGGAAACAGGCGACCAGTTGATGATGTTATTGACAATGTTGCTGCAATGGGATTTCATAGAGACTTGGTGAGAGAAACAGTGATAAAATTGATGGAGAATGGGCAGTCAGTTGACTTGAATGCAGTGCTGGATAAACTGATGAACAGTGGGTAA
- the LOC18105847 gene encoding uncharacterized protein LOC18105847 isoform X2, with amino-acid sequence MDTSRYMDKQITQLSKSQPFNFLDDDDEQEEEEENGDHGFEFNTFRSLSKSHNKVLDGTNLRVQGGVQDLRDKQDIAEAQLQLAKLQMSKNNQQVEKLNAIVKAGWSQEALSSVSQQSHQLLPIPGASPQLLAPSSSVTNLPPQIHPPATSVATASQLSTHLLQNQTAISSVPQQEPYNPALVPTPERIYQQYQVPPAQQSQLIPYYHQPYQPMPHFPQNLQLPELPQVHPASTMVNPQVPGHHSEEVPCTPSHSIFQPPGRSPPLQQYNTGSTQQIYPQLSNRNYVESNSASLLPQGLPLHGKTNITDSYRYGASPRNYGSSSIKPSQPFPSPTVLGGESNYTQLPTARILPHAIPTASNVDAGSGSGSGGSGNRRPVDDVIDNVAAMGFHRDLVRETVIKLMENGQSVDLNAVLDKLMNSG; translated from the exons aTGGATACTTCAAGGTACATGGATAAGCAAATCACCCAACTTTCCAAATCCCAGCCCTTCAATTTCTTGGACGATGATgatgaacaagaagaagaagaagaaaatggagaTCACGGCTTCGAATTCAACACTTTTCGCTCTCTTTCAAAATCCCACAACAAAGTTCTTGATGGAACCAACCTCAGG GTTCAGGGTGGTGTCCAAGATTTGAGAGATAAACAAGATATAGCAGAGGCTCAGCTGCAACTGGCAAAGCTTCAAATGTCCAAAAATAACCAGCAAGTGGAAAAACTAAATGCTATTGTTAAAGCAGGTTGGAGTCAAGAAGCACTGTCATCAGTCTCTCAGCAATCCCACCAGCTGCTTCCCATTCCAGGTGCTTCTCCACAACTTCTTGCTCCCTCTTCTAGTGTTACGAACCTACCTCCTCAGATTCATCCTCCAGCAACATCTGTAGCAACAGCATCACAGCTTTCCACCCACCTGCTCCAGAACCAGACTGCTATCTCCTCTGTTCCACAGCAAGAACCTTACAATCCAGCGCTAGTTCCTACTCCAGAAAGAATATATCAGCAATACCAGGTCCCTCCAGCTCAGCAGTCGCAATTAATACCCTATTATCACCAACCTTATCAACCAATGCCTCATTTTCCCCAAAACTTGCAGTTACCCGAACTGCCTCAAGTGCACCCAGCTTCCACCATGGTTAATCCTCAAGTCCCAGGCCATCATTCTGAAGAAGTTCCTTGCACACCTTCTCATAGCATCTTTCAGCCACCTGGCAGGTCTCCACCTCTCCAACAGTATAACACGGGCTCTACTCAGCAGATCTATCCTCAACTTTCAAACAGGAATTATGTAGAGTCTAATTCTGCAAGTTTGCTACCACAAGGACTGCCACTACATGGGAAAACAAATATTACGGACTCCTATCGTTACGGTGCTTCTCCAAGAAACTATGGCAGTTCATCTATAAAACCATCGCAGCCCTTTCCATCTCCTACAGTCCTGGGCGGTGAAAGCAATTACACACAATTGCCCACTGCCCGTATACTACCACATGCTATCCCAACTGCCTCTAATGTGGATGCTGGATCAGGATCAGGTTCTGGTGGGAGTGGAAACAGGCGACCAGTTGATGATGTTATTGACAATGTTGCTGCAATGGGATTTCATAGAGACTTGGTGAGAGAAACAGTGATAAAATTGATGGAGAATGGGCAGTCAGTTGACTTGAATGCAGTGCTGGATAAACTGATGAACAGTGGGTAA